A stretch of the Tachyglossus aculeatus isolate mTacAcu1 chromosome 6, mTacAcu1.pri, whole genome shotgun sequence genome encodes the following:
- the CLCN5 gene encoding H(+)/Cl(-) exchange transporter 5 isoform X2, giving the protein MIAARKEFTTYNGGGINGTSKMMMDFFEEPIPGVGTYEDFNTIDWVREKSRDRDRHREITSKSKESTWALLHSVSDAFSGWLLMLLIGLLAGSLAGLIDISAHWMTDLKEGVCLGGFWFNHEQCCWNSEHVTFEDRDKCPEWETWSQLIISKSEGAFAYILNYFMYVLWALLFSLLAVSLVRGFAPYACGSGIPEIKTILSGFIIRGYLGKWTLIIKTITLVLAVSSGLSLGKEGPLVHVACCCGNILCHLFTKYRKNEAKRREVLSAAAAAGVSVAFGAPIGGVLFSLEEVSYYFPLKTLWRSFFAALVAAFTLRSINPFGNSRLVLFYVEFHTPWHLLELIPFILLGIFGGLWGAFFIRGNIAWCRKRKTTRLGRYPVLEVLVVTAITAVLAFPNDYTRMSTSELISELFNDCGLLDSSKLCDYVSNFNTTKGDALPDRAAGAGVYRAMWQLALALILKVFITIFTFGMKVPSGLFIPSMAVGAIAGRLLGVGMEQLAFYHHDWPIFSSWCSPGADCITPGLYAMVGAAACLGGVTRMTVSLVVIMFELTGGLEYIVPLMAAAMTSKWVADAIGREGIYDAHIRLNGYPFLEAKEEFTHKTLAMDVMRPRRNDPALTVLTQDSLTVEDVEAIISDTSYSGYPVVVSRESQRLVGFVLRRDLIISVENARKKQDGIVSMSVIYFTDHSPPLPPNSPPTLKLRNILDLSPFTVTDQTPMEIVVDIFRKLGLRQCLVTHNGRLLGIITKKDVLKHIAQMANQDPGSILFN; this is encoded by the exons ATTACAAGTAAAAGCAAAGAGTCGACGTGGGCCTTGCTCCACAGCGTGAGCGATGCCTTTTCCGGCTGGCTGCTGATGCTGCTTATTGGGCTGCTAGCAG gtTCCCTAGCCGGGCTGATAGACATCTCGGCCCACTGGATGACAGACTTGAAAGAGGGCGTGTGCCTCGGAGGCTTCTGGTTTAACCACGAGCAATGCTGCTGGAACTCCGAGCACGTCACCTTCGAAGACAGGGACAAGTGCCCCGAGTGGGAGACCTGGTCACAGCTAATCATAAGCAAGTCCGAG GGAGCGTTCGCATACATTCTCAACTACTTTATGTACGTCCTTTGGGCTCTGCTCTTCTCACTCCTGGCCGTGTCCCTAGTCAGGGGATTTGCACCTTATGCCTGTGGTTCTGGAATCCCTGAG ATAAAAACGATATTGAGCGGTTTCATCATTAGGGGCTATTTGGGCAAGTGGACCTTGATCATCAAAACCATCACGCTGGTGCTGGCCGTATCGTCGGGCTTGAGTCTGGGCAAAGAAGGGCCCCTTGTGCACGTGGCCTGCTGCTGTGGAAATATCCTGTGCCATCTCTTCACCAAATACAGGAAAAATGAGGCCAAGCGCAGAGAg GTTTTGTCTGCGGCAGCAGCAGCTGGCGTTTCCGTAGCCTTCGGGGCGCCGATTGGAGGGGTGCTTTTCAGCTTGGAAGAG GTCAGCTATTATTTCCCCCTGAAGACGCTGTGGCGATCGTTCTTTGCCGCTCTGGTGGCGGCATTCACCCTGCGCTCCATCAACCCCTTCGGCAACAGCCGCCTGGTCCTGTTCTACGTGGAATTCCACACCCCGTGGCACCTCCTGGAGCTGATCCCCTTCATCCTCCTGGGGATCTTCGGCGGGCTGTGGGGGGCCTTCTTCATCCGGGGGAACATCGCCTGGTGCCGGAAACGGAAGACCACCCGGCTGGGCAGGTACCCGGTGCTGGAGGTGCTCGTGGTGACGGCCATCACCGCCGTCCTCGCCTTCCCCAATGACTACACGCGCATGAGTACCAGCGAGCTCATCTCCGAGCTGTTCAATGACTGCGGGCTCCTGGACTCCTCCAAGCTCTGCGACTACGTGAGCAACTTCAACACCACCAAGGGGGACGCCCTGCCGGACAGAGCCGCGGGGGCGGGGGTCTACCGAGCCATGTGGCAGCTCGCCTTGGCCCTCATCCTCAAAGTCTTCATCACCATCTTCACGTTCGGGATGAAG GTCCCCTCCGGCCTCTTCATCCCCAGCATGGCCGTGGGAGCCATCGCGGGCCGCCTGCTAGGCGTGGGAATGGAGCAGCTGGCCTTCTATCACCACGACTGGCCCATCTTCAGCAGCTGGTGCAGCCCGGGGGCCGACTGCATCACCCCCGGCCTCTACGCCATGGTCGGGGCGGCGGCCTGCTTGG GCGGAGTGACGCGGATGACGGTATCCCTGGTGGTCATCATGTTCGAACTGACCGGCGGATTGGAGTACATCGTCCCGCTGATGGCCGCGGCCATGACCAGCAAGTGGGTGGCCGACGCGATCGGCAGGGAGGGCATCTACGACGCCCACATCCGCCTCAACGGCTACCCGTTCCTGGAGGCCAAGGAGGAGTTCACCCACAAGACGCTGGCCATGGACGTGATGAGGCCGCGGCGAAACGACCCCGCGCTGACCGTCCTCACCCAGGACAGCCTGACGGTGGAGGACGTCGAGGCGATCATCAGCGACACCTCTTACAGCGGCTACCCCGTGGTGGTGTCTCGGGAGTCCCAGAGGCTCGTGGGCTTCGTCCTCCGCAGGGACCTCATCATTTCCGTCG AAAACGCCCGGAAGAAGCAGGATGGGATTGTGAGCATGTCCGTTATTTATTTCACCGACCATTCTCCTCCACTGCCACCCAACTCTCCTCCCACCCTGAAGCTTCGCAACATCCTGGACCTCAGTCCCTTCACAGTCACCGACCAAACGCCCATGGAGATCGTCGTGGATATATTCCGAAAGTTGGGTTTGCGTCAGTGTCTGGTCACCCACAATGG GCGGCTACTTGGAATCATTACCAAAAAGGACGTTTTAAAGCACATCGCACAGATGGCAAACCAAGATCCCGGCTCCATCCTCTTCAACTGA
- the CLCN5 gene encoding H(+)/Cl(-) exchange transporter 5 isoform X3, with protein MMMDFFEEPIPGVGTYEDFNTIDWVREKSRDRDRHREITSKSKESTWALLHSVSDAFSGWLLMLLIGLLAGSLAGLIDISAHWMTDLKEGVCLGGFWFNHEQCCWNSEHVTFEDRDKCPEWETWSQLIISKSEGAFAYILNYFMYVLWALLFSLLAVSLVRGFAPYACGSGIPEIKTILSGFIIRGYLGKWTLIIKTITLVLAVSSGLSLGKEGPLVHVACCCGNILCHLFTKYRKNEAKRREVLSAAAAAGVSVAFGAPIGGVLFSLEEVSYYFPLKTLWRSFFAALVAAFTLRSINPFGNSRLVLFYVEFHTPWHLLELIPFILLGIFGGLWGAFFIRGNIAWCRKRKTTRLGRYPVLEVLVVTAITAVLAFPNDYTRMSTSELISELFNDCGLLDSSKLCDYVSNFNTTKGDALPDRAAGAGVYRAMWQLALALILKVFITIFTFGMKVPSGLFIPSMAVGAIAGRLLGVGMEQLAFYHHDWPIFSSWCSPGADCITPGLYAMVGAAACLGGVTRMTVSLVVIMFELTGGLEYIVPLMAAAMTSKWVADAIGREGIYDAHIRLNGYPFLEAKEEFTHKTLAMDVMRPRRNDPALTVLTQDSLTVEDVEAIISDTSYSGYPVVVSRESQRLVGFVLRRDLIISVENARKKQDGIVSMSVIYFTDHSPPLPPNSPPTLKLRNILDLSPFTVTDQTPMEIVVDIFRKLGLRQCLVTHNGRLLGIITKKDVLKHIAQMANQDPGSILFN; from the exons ATTACAAGTAAAAGCAAAGAGTCGACGTGGGCCTTGCTCCACAGCGTGAGCGATGCCTTTTCCGGCTGGCTGCTGATGCTGCTTATTGGGCTGCTAGCAG gtTCCCTAGCCGGGCTGATAGACATCTCGGCCCACTGGATGACAGACTTGAAAGAGGGCGTGTGCCTCGGAGGCTTCTGGTTTAACCACGAGCAATGCTGCTGGAACTCCGAGCACGTCACCTTCGAAGACAGGGACAAGTGCCCCGAGTGGGAGACCTGGTCACAGCTAATCATAAGCAAGTCCGAG GGAGCGTTCGCATACATTCTCAACTACTTTATGTACGTCCTTTGGGCTCTGCTCTTCTCACTCCTGGCCGTGTCCCTAGTCAGGGGATTTGCACCTTATGCCTGTGGTTCTGGAATCCCTGAG ATAAAAACGATATTGAGCGGTTTCATCATTAGGGGCTATTTGGGCAAGTGGACCTTGATCATCAAAACCATCACGCTGGTGCTGGCCGTATCGTCGGGCTTGAGTCTGGGCAAAGAAGGGCCCCTTGTGCACGTGGCCTGCTGCTGTGGAAATATCCTGTGCCATCTCTTCACCAAATACAGGAAAAATGAGGCCAAGCGCAGAGAg GTTTTGTCTGCGGCAGCAGCAGCTGGCGTTTCCGTAGCCTTCGGGGCGCCGATTGGAGGGGTGCTTTTCAGCTTGGAAGAG GTCAGCTATTATTTCCCCCTGAAGACGCTGTGGCGATCGTTCTTTGCCGCTCTGGTGGCGGCATTCACCCTGCGCTCCATCAACCCCTTCGGCAACAGCCGCCTGGTCCTGTTCTACGTGGAATTCCACACCCCGTGGCACCTCCTGGAGCTGATCCCCTTCATCCTCCTGGGGATCTTCGGCGGGCTGTGGGGGGCCTTCTTCATCCGGGGGAACATCGCCTGGTGCCGGAAACGGAAGACCACCCGGCTGGGCAGGTACCCGGTGCTGGAGGTGCTCGTGGTGACGGCCATCACCGCCGTCCTCGCCTTCCCCAATGACTACACGCGCATGAGTACCAGCGAGCTCATCTCCGAGCTGTTCAATGACTGCGGGCTCCTGGACTCCTCCAAGCTCTGCGACTACGTGAGCAACTTCAACACCACCAAGGGGGACGCCCTGCCGGACAGAGCCGCGGGGGCGGGGGTCTACCGAGCCATGTGGCAGCTCGCCTTGGCCCTCATCCTCAAAGTCTTCATCACCATCTTCACGTTCGGGATGAAG GTCCCCTCCGGCCTCTTCATCCCCAGCATGGCCGTGGGAGCCATCGCGGGCCGCCTGCTAGGCGTGGGAATGGAGCAGCTGGCCTTCTATCACCACGACTGGCCCATCTTCAGCAGCTGGTGCAGCCCGGGGGCCGACTGCATCACCCCCGGCCTCTACGCCATGGTCGGGGCGGCGGCCTGCTTGG GCGGAGTGACGCGGATGACGGTATCCCTGGTGGTCATCATGTTCGAACTGACCGGCGGATTGGAGTACATCGTCCCGCTGATGGCCGCGGCCATGACCAGCAAGTGGGTGGCCGACGCGATCGGCAGGGAGGGCATCTACGACGCCCACATCCGCCTCAACGGCTACCCGTTCCTGGAGGCCAAGGAGGAGTTCACCCACAAGACGCTGGCCATGGACGTGATGAGGCCGCGGCGAAACGACCCCGCGCTGACCGTCCTCACCCAGGACAGCCTGACGGTGGAGGACGTCGAGGCGATCATCAGCGACACCTCTTACAGCGGCTACCCCGTGGTGGTGTCTCGGGAGTCCCAGAGGCTCGTGGGCTTCGTCCTCCGCAGGGACCTCATCATTTCCGTCG AAAACGCCCGGAAGAAGCAGGATGGGATTGTGAGCATGTCCGTTATTTATTTCACCGACCATTCTCCTCCACTGCCACCCAACTCTCCTCCCACCCTGAAGCTTCGCAACATCCTGGACCTCAGTCCCTTCACAGTCACCGACCAAACGCCCATGGAGATCGTCGTGGATATATTCCGAAAGTTGGGTTTGCGTCAGTGTCTGGTCACCCACAATGG GCGGCTACTTGGAATCATTACCAAAAAGGACGTTTTAAAGCACATCGCACAGATGGCAAACCAAGATCCCGGCTCCATCCTCTTCAACTGA